Proteins from a single region of Streptomyces spectabilis:
- a CDS encoding ABC transporter ATP-binding protein — protein sequence MSTTATRVAPATLRTATGREATRWVTAHCREIPWLTTATVLTTVVGAALQVLPVLLLGRVVDGVVEGESRSVLLTVGVLMGAAALLGAVATAVSTYLIGRLGADLLARLREGAVRAVLGMPSARVEQVGRGDVLSRVGDDVAVLSKGIRMAIPTVFSAGVLVFIATVGMFGLDWRLGLAGAGALPAYALALRWYLPRSAPLYKKQRVAQADRAQALISGLNGIDTVRAYRLEDSVREQVTHESWRVRNYGIEVFRFFGRFVGRENRAEFIGLVLILVVGYALLEADAASLGEVAAAPLMFHRLFTPLGAIMFTFDEAQKSGASLTRLVGVLGEPAEERLVGDAGVTPADTTPHPVTVRGLTFSYPDTEQPVLKDVDLTIPAGGSLALVGATGAGKSTLAALIAGIGTPQAGSVRIGTTDLAGLDEAGARALVSILTQETHVFSGPLADDLRLAAPEATDAELMDALRTVGADGWVEALPEGLDTLVGEGGERLDVTKVAHIALARLVLGRSPVVVLDESTAEAGSEGAAELERAVRAACAGRTTLFVAHRLTQAMAADRIAVLDAGRVVELGTHDELVALGGRYARLWQAWREGS from the coding sequence GTGAGCACTACCGCTACGAGGGTCGCCCCGGCGACCCTGCGCACGGCGACCGGCCGCGAGGCCACCCGATGGGTCACCGCGCACTGCCGTGAGATCCCTTGGCTGACGACGGCCACCGTGCTCACCACGGTGGTCGGAGCAGCCCTCCAGGTGCTCCCGGTACTGCTGCTCGGCCGCGTGGTCGACGGGGTGGTCGAGGGCGAGTCGCGCTCGGTCCTGCTCACGGTCGGCGTGCTGATGGGGGCCGCCGCGCTGCTCGGCGCGGTGGCCACCGCGGTGTCGACGTACCTGATCGGGCGGCTCGGCGCGGATCTCCTCGCGCGGCTGCGCGAGGGCGCCGTCCGCGCGGTGCTCGGCATGCCGAGCGCACGGGTCGAACAGGTCGGCCGGGGAGACGTGTTGTCCCGGGTCGGTGACGACGTGGCCGTCCTCTCCAAGGGCATCCGCATGGCCATCCCCACGGTGTTCTCCGCGGGCGTCCTCGTCTTCATCGCCACCGTCGGCATGTTCGGCCTCGACTGGCGGCTCGGCCTGGCGGGCGCGGGCGCGCTGCCCGCCTACGCCCTCGCCCTGCGCTGGTACCTGCCCCGGTCCGCCCCGCTCTACAAGAAGCAGCGGGTGGCCCAGGCCGACCGCGCACAGGCGCTCATCAGCGGCCTGAACGGGATCGACACGGTCCGGGCGTACCGCCTGGAGGACTCCGTCCGCGAGCAGGTCACCCACGAGTCGTGGCGCGTGCGCAACTACGGCATCGAGGTGTTCCGGTTCTTCGGCCGCTTCGTCGGCAGGGAGAACCGCGCCGAGTTCATCGGCCTCGTCCTGATCCTCGTGGTCGGGTACGCCCTCCTGGAGGCCGACGCCGCGAGCCTGGGCGAGGTGGCGGCGGCCCCGCTGATGTTCCACCGCCTCTTCACCCCGCTGGGCGCCATCATGTTCACCTTCGACGAGGCGCAGAAGTCGGGCGCGAGCCTGACCCGGCTCGTCGGTGTCCTCGGCGAGCCCGCGGAGGAGCGCCTCGTCGGCGACGCGGGCGTCACCCCGGCGGACACCACGCCGCACCCAGTGACGGTGCGAGGCCTCACGTTCAGCTACCCCGACACCGAGCAACCGGTCCTGAAGGACGTCGACCTGACGATCCCCGCCGGTGGTTCGCTCGCCCTCGTCGGCGCGACGGGCGCGGGCAAGTCGACCCTGGCCGCGCTGATCGCGGGCATCGGAACCCCCCAGGCCGGATCGGTGCGCATCGGCACCACCGACCTCGCCGGTCTGGACGAGGCCGGAGCGCGCGCGTTGGTGAGCATCCTGACGCAGGAGACCCATGTGTTCTCCGGCCCGCTCGCCGACGACCTGCGCCTGGCCGCGCCCGAGGCCACCGACGCCGAGCTGATGGACGCACTGCGCACGGTCGGCGCCGACGGCTGGGTCGAGGCCCTGCCCGAAGGCCTCGACACCTTGGTCGGCGAGGGCGGCGAGCGCCTGGACGTCACCAAGGTCGCCCATATCGCCCTGGCCCGCCTGGTCCTCGGCCGCTCGCCGGTGGTCGTGCTCGACGAGTCGACCGCGGAGGCGGGCAGCGAGGGCGCCGCCGAGCTCGAGCGGGCCGTGCGCGCCGCGTGCGCGGGCCGGACCACGCTGTTCGTGGCGCACCGCCTGACGCAGGCCATGGCGGCCGACCGCATCGCCGTCCTCGACGCGGGCCGCGTCGTGGAGCTGGGCACCCACGACGAACTGGTGGCCCTGGGCGGCCGGTACGCGCGGCTGTGGCAGGCGTGGCGAGAAGGTAGTTAG